AAATATTGTACCAGGTTCTGTTTCTGCAATAACATCTATCACCAACTCATCTGTTGGCCCTACGATGGTAGCTTCACCATCTATAAATGCTGTACCATAGTATAATGCATCCTCCTGATAATCTGTATTTAAGACCAACAACTGGTTACCTCGTATACCCAAGTCTAAATACCAATCACTAAAACTTTTATGAGAGATAATACCATTTAATTGTCCTTGGGTTTTATACTCGGTATCTTCAATTTTTACTTGATTAAATTTAAATTGCTGTTTGGTAAGCGTAATTATTGCTTTCTCTTTAAAATCGAAATCTGTATTTAGATATGGTACAAGCAAGCCACCTTTATCTAATATAATTTTACCGTCTATATCTGGGTTTTTATAATTACCCGTAACTTTTGCCCTTCCATCTGCTATACCTCTTAAATCACTAATAACAATACCTCCTAATGGGCTGAATACAGAAATGTCCAGCTGTTTCATCTCAACATCCATATTTATGGTTGGTTCTTCTCCTACAACATCTATAGTTCCCACTGCAGAAAAGGAATCGAAACCATCATCCCGCAACAAGGCATTTATAGCATATTGGGATAAATCTTCGTTACCATCAATATCTATAGATAAATCGCCTAGCTTTCCTTTATTAATAGAAAGTGCATCAATTGTTAATTCTGATTTTGGATAATACGCGCCATCTTCTTCTTTAAAGTTTAAGGTACCATTTACATTTCCGGCTAGTGCTAAGCTGTCTATATCCGGTGTGATTTTACCTAGATCTACATCTTTAAACGCAATATTGAAATCTTTATAGGTACTATCTCGCATTTGTCCTGCAAGCCTTATTTCTTCACTTTGATGACTTAAAACTAAAGAGTCTATTTTGAGATCTTTAAAGTTATTCTCAAAGATTATTTTATTCGATTTATTTTCTTGGGCATTTAAATACCAAACCTTCTCTTTAAACTTAACATCAGATTTTTGAATACCCACAACAGAGTTTCCATTTTCATTTATGGTATGGTATAAGTTTAGGTTAAATGCATCATCATTAGATTTACCGCCAACAATTTCGGAGCGTATAAATAACGTGTCCTTTAAGGTTACATTAATTAAATTGAATTCTGATACATTGTAATAGTCTGTGCTTATGCTATCTGCTTCGACATAGGTATTAAATAACGGGTTTTTATTATCTACTTGAATGTTTACTTTTTCTACTCGGTTACCAAATGCTTCAATTAAAGGAGACCTGAAGGTGAGCTTAAATTCACTTTCATCACTCTCTACTCGACCACGAATAAAGGTTTCTGGGCCAAAATTTATTTCAGGATAAAAGACCTCAACAATTTTGTTGTAAATATCAAAATCGAATTCTAAGAATTGATTAGTAGTTATGGTATTTGGCTTATAGTTGGTATACAAACTACCTACCGCATTTTCAAACAAAGCTGGCACCTCTTCAACAGCAAAAACTCCTACCACTTTTCCGTTTATAACATCTGGAGAGTTAATGTCTATTGTTCTTACACCATTATCAAAACTGGATTGAATCCTTAAATCTTCGAATGCATAAATATCATTCTGATTTTCGTAGGTAGCATTAGATAGTGAGATGGTTCCAAAGGCATCATTAATGGTTGTACCCTTCATCCTCATAAAGACATCACCCTGAAAATTGGAAATACTGTCTCTGCGTACAAAGTTTAGTGCATTAAGGTCTGCATTTCTTACAGAAGCTTCAAAATCATAAATATTTATATCTTTTGAAACATCTGCCAAACCATTAAACTCCATTTGAAGATTAGGATCATCAATAAGTAAGTTTCCATTAAAAACAGGGTTTCTTAACGTTCCTAAAACCTTTATATTTTTATAGGTGTAATTATTAAACTTTAGCTTTGTAATGGTTCCCTTTACATTGGTATTTAAACTTTCTGTAGTAAAGCCTTTACCATCTACATCTAGATTAAATGTGGTTGTTCCTAAATTAGTGGTCTTTGCCAAACGCCCTACATTAAAATCTTTAAAGTTTAAGTTTCCTTTATAAGTGGCATTTTCAGAATCGTTAAGCCTGGCAAGGTCAATATCAACTTTAGCTGTTCCTAGTTGAGAAAATAAATCTGCTTTAGTTGTTACTGTTGTTGGTGTTACTCTTGCCGTACCTGTTAGCCTTACGTTTCCTAGTTCTTTTAAACTCTCTGGTAAATTAGGTCTTAGAATATTTG
This region of Croceibacter atlanticus HTCC2559 genomic DNA includes:
- a CDS encoding translocation/assembly module TamB domain-containing protein, translated to MLLFIILVVLFSIPWVQTTVAKKLANSINDTYNTNIQIDKVSITYFGDVKLEKAFVEDHHQDTLIYVNELKTSILSLSGLLDNHSTLGNSSIDSLTFRMKRYKGEELDNFAVFLQKFEPEQPKPSSDFYLSVSHIDVTNSKYSFEDENISDPRALFLNDVDINADNLVVNNKNVSVSINTLDFLEERGLTIKNLNGDFTYSPTQMGFEELRIVTEDSNIKGTLYFNYTIEDLSDFVNKVKWDFTLEESVINTNDLKPFYNEFGNNVQFVMASNMQGTLNDFELTNLELQGMNRSEIYGDIRIRDAVTNPEDLIINGTLSNLSTNYYDLVSLLPNILRPNLPESLKELGNVRLTGTARVTPTTVTTKADLFSQLGTAKVDIDLARLNDSENATYKGNLNFKDFNVGRLAKTTNLGTTTFNLDVDGKGFTTESLNTNVKGTITKLKFNNYTYKNIKVLGTLRNPVFNGNLLIDDPNLQMEFNGLADVSKDINIYDFEASVRNADLNALNFVRRDSISNFQGDVFMRMKGTTINDAFGTISLSNATYENQNDIYAFEDLRIQSSFDNGVRTIDINSPDVINGKVVGVFAVEEVPALFENAVGSLYTNYKPNTITTNQFLEFDFDIYNKIVEVFYPEINFGPETFIRGRVESDESEFKLTFRSPLIEAFGNRVEKVNIQVDNKNPLFNTYVEADSISTDYYNVSEFNLINVTLKDTLFIRSEIVGGKSNDDAFNLNLYHTINENGNSVVGIQKSDVKFKEKVWYLNAQENKSNKIIFENNFKDLKIDSLVLSHQSEEIRLAGQMRDSTYKDFNIAFKDVDLGKITPDIDSLALAGNVNGTLNFKEEDGAYYPKSELTIDALSINKGKLGDLSIDIDGNEDLSQYAINALLRDDGFDSFSAVGTIDVVGEEPTINMDVEMKQLDISVFSPLGGIVISDLRGIADGRAKVTGNYKNPDIDGKIILDKGGLLVPYLNTDFDFKEKAIITLTKQQFKFNQVKIEDTEYKTQGQLNGIISHKSFSDWYLDLGIRGNQLLVLNTDYQEDALYYGTAFIDGEATIVGPTDELVIDVIAETEPGTIFKIPLSDTESIGDNSFIHFLSPEEKEARLAGEEVIFEEVKGLSINFDLDIDKDAEVEIVVDQVSGSTLKGKGAGTLLIEIDTNGKFNMWGDFVAYEGVYNFKYGGLVQKQFEVVSGGSINWDGSPTRAQLDVQAVYKVQANPSIILENPSINRKIPVEVVISLNGEIVQPDISFDINYPNVSSVVRSELDYLIDDRASRELQALSLVTQGTFYSEFALGNNIVSGTLAERASSLVNDAFSDENGKFQVGLNYTTGDRTPDQETADRFGLTITTQISNRVLINGQVGVPIGGVSESVVVGDVEIEFLLNEEGTLRASIFNRENNIQYIGEELGYTQGAGLSYNVDFNTFKELIDKITNRQVRIDADIQTEKQPETLAPDYIKFPGGDGGN